One Gossypium raimondii isolate GPD5lz chromosome 3, ASM2569854v1, whole genome shotgun sequence genomic window carries:
- the LOC105793854 gene encoding probable serine/threonine-protein kinase PIX13: protein MGNCFGTQVDHHSQPPTPEDTKKLKDSSNQHGVVPPTGNKESGGGEGNETSSGRSKEGEGGGVPASGKIVSTTLKIFTLAELKAATRNFRPDTVLGEGGFGRVFKGWVDDKTYAPSKVGVGIAVAVKKSNPDSSQGLQEWQAEVKFLGKFCHPNLVKLLGYCWEENQFLLVYEYMQKGSLENHLFRLGGAEPLTWETRLKIAIGAAQGLAFLHTSEKSVIYRDFKASNILLDGAYNAKLSDFGLAKLGPINGNSHVTTRVMGTYGYAAPEYVATGHLYVKSDVYGFGVVLLEMLTGLRALDTNRPSGEHNLVEWAKHSLTEKRKLKKIMDPRLEEQYPIKAALQAGELILKCLEADPRNRPSMEEVLETLQKINAIDEQPKESKATKSKLKVNNHRSPVHSKQGGTGSRNTNNHRHSTARSHR from the exons ATGGGGAACTGCTTTGGTACTCAAGTTGATCATCATAGCCAGCCACCCACCCCAG AAGATACGAAGAAGCTAAAGGACAGCAGCAACCAACATGGAGTGGTGCCACCTACAGGAAACAAAGAAAGCGGTGGCGGTGAAGGGAACGAAACAAGCAGTGGAAGAAGCAAGGAGGGCGAAGGAGGAGGAGTTCCGGCCAGTGGAAAGATTGTGAGCACCACCTTGAAAATATTCACTTTGGCAGAACTTAAGGCAGCCACCAGAAATTTCAGACCTGATACGGTGCTGGGTGAGGGAGGTTTCGGTAGAGTGTTTAAAGGTTGGGTTGATGATAAAACCTATGCTCCTTCTAAAGTCGGAGTTGGCATCGCTGTTGCCGTCAAGAAATCAAATCCCGATAGCTCTCAAGGCTTGCAAGAATGGCAg GCGGAAGTTAAATTCTTGGGCAAGTTCTGCCATCCAAATCTGGTAAAGCTGTTGGGATACTGTTGGGAGGAAAATCAGTTCCTGCTTGTCTACGAATACATGCAAAAGGGAAGCTTGGAAAACCATCTCTTTAGAT TAGGCGGAGCAGAGCCTCTTACATGGGAAACGCGGCTTAAAATAGCCATTGGGGCCGCCCAAGGCTTGGCTTTTTTGCATACATCAGAGAAGAGTGTAATCTACAGGGACTTTAAAGCCTCCAATATTTTGCTAGATGGG GCCTACAATGCGAAACTTTCAGACTTCGGGTTGGCAAAATTGGGTCCTATAAATGGCAATTCGCATGTCACCACACGTGTTATGGGCACTTATGGTTATGCTGCTCCTGAATATGTTGCCACAG GCCATTTGTATGTTAAAAGTGATGTATATGGGTTTGGAGTTGTGCTGTTGGAGATGTTAACAGGCCTAAGGGCCCTGGATACAAATCGTCCCAGTGGTGAGCACAATTTGGTGGAATGGGCCAAACATTCACTGACTGAGAAGAGAAAGCTCAAGAAAATAATGGACCCAAGGCTAGAAGAACAATACCCAATCAAAGCTGCATTGCAAGCCGGTGAGCTTATTTTAAAGTGTCTGGAAGCTGATCCGAGAAACCGTCCATCCATGGAAGAGGTGTTGGAGACGTTACAAAAGATAAATGCAATCGATGAACAACCTAAAGAGAGTAAAGCTACCAAATCTAAGCTAAAGGTTAACAATCATCGGTCTCCAGTGCATTCTAAGCAAGGTGGTACCGGCAGTCGGAACACAAATAATCATCGCCACTCTACAGCTAGGTCGCATAGATAA